ACCCTGAGTGGCTTGAAATGCCATGTTTTTTCTCCACTGACCCCGCCCATCCGGGAGACGAAAGAACGTATACGTCGAGGATGATGTTTGCTCAATACGCCCGGCATAATATGCCGGTGAAATATGCAACTTTTTTTAACCAGAGCATCCCATGGCGACACGAAGCGTATTACTAAATCCCCACTTGGAACAGGTCGTCAATGACCTTGTTGTTTCAGGTCGCTATCAAAGCGCAAGCGAAGTCCTACGCGAAGGTCTACGCCTACTTGAACAGCGCGAAGCAGAAGAGTCCGCCAAAGCTGAAGACCTTCGAAAGGTCATCTCAACCGGCCTGAAAAGCCTGAAGGATCGCGACCTTGCTCAGGTTCGCGCGGAAGATCTGGATGGTTTCATAGCGTCACTTGCCGAACAGATTTCACTACCGATCACAGAGAATCATTGAGCATGCCGCAGTACCAAGTCTCCACCCTTGCTCAATCAGATATCGTGAACATCTTGAGTCATTACCAGGCACAGTTCGGCATCGCCTGCCGGCAACGCTACCAAGACCTAATTCTC
The genomic region above belongs to Pseudomonas azotoformans and contains:
- a CDS encoding type II toxin-antitoxin system ParD family antitoxin, whose product is MATRSVLLNPHLEQVVNDLVVSGRYQSASEVLREGLRLLEQREAEESAKAEDLRKVISTGLKSLKDRDLAQVRAEDLDGFIASLAEQISLPITENH